A region of the Peptococcaceae bacterium genome:
ACTAAAAGTGTAACCACGTGCGGCTGCCTGAGAGTACACGCCGAAAAAAAACCGCTTCCCCGGGAAGCAAGCCTCCAGGACTTAAAAGAACTTTTTTCTTCTCACCTTGAAGGCCAATTATGCGACAACTGCAGGGAAATCATTATCAACGAAATGGGAAAAAATCTTTTTTACTTCACTGCTCTATGCGACACTCTGGGCATCGGCCTGCAGGAGGTACTGGAACAGGAAAACAGCAAGGTGATGACCCTCGGTAAATTCAATATGACCTGACATGGCATCTGGCCGGTGATAAAAACTGCCGCCCCCGGGTAAAAAGCATCCGGGGGTTTTACTATTACCTTCAAAAAATTTTATTTCCAAGCGGCCTCCAGGGCTTCACCGACCGTCTTTACGCCGTATACATTAAGCCCTTCAGCCACCGCTTCTTTATATGAATGGACAGGCGCTATGCAGTGCCTGAAGCCCATTTTTTTTGCTTCCTGCAGCCGCTGCTGCAAGTATGGAACACCTCTCACCTCTCCGGTAAGTCCGATCTCTCCCATTACCGCAAGATCAGCCAGGCACGGTTTATTTTTAAAGCTCGAGGCCAAGGCAATGGCTACACCCAGATCAAGGGCCGGCTCCTGGATTTTTATTCCGCCGGCTATATTCACATATGCATCCTGGCCTGCAAGGTTCAAGCCGACCCTCTTTTCCAGCACGGCAATAATCAGATTTACGCGGTTAAAATCCGCTCCAGCGGTCATTCGACGCGGCTGCCCGAAAGATGACTGGCTTACCAGTGCCTGGATTTCCACAAGAAGGGGACGCGAACCCTCCATACAGGCTGCCACGACAGACCCCGGCGAAAAGAGGGACCTCTCCGCTAAAAAAGCCTGGGACGGGTTTAGCACCTCCACCAGTCCCCGGCCGCTCATTTCAAACACGCCAAGTTCAAAAGTTGATCCGAAGCGGTTCTTGTTTGCTCTCAGAATCCTGTACTGGTACTGGCGCTCCCCTTCAAAATACAGGACCGTGTCGACCATGTGCTCCAGCACTCTCGGACCAGCAACAATGCCGTCCTTGGTAACGTGTCCCACAATAATAATCGGGATGTGCAAGTTCTTGGCCAGGGAAAGAAGCCGCGCCGCCGCTTCTCTGATCTGCCCAATGCTGCCCGGAGCCGCAGCCAGTTCAGCCATGTAAACCGTTTGGATGGAATCCACAACCACCAGCGAGGGCAGCAGTATCCTGACCTCCTCCTCTATTGTTTCCAGGTCTGTTTCAGGCCAGACCAGGATGCCGGCATTGCCAAGTCCCATCCGCCCGGCCCTAAGCTTTATTTGCTGGGCCGACTCCTCGCCCGAAATAAAGAGAACCTTTTTCCCGCTCCCCGCAACATGAGCCGCCGCCTGCATAAGCAGGGTCGACTTGCCGATGCCGGGATCACCGGCCAGCAGGACGAGCGTACCCGGAACCAATCCCCCTCCCAAGACTCGATTGAATTCGCTCATGCCCATGTCAAGCCGTTGCGTTTCCAACGGCATAACTTCCGAAAGCGGTTTTGGCTTTAAAACGCCGTCTTTCCCCCGGTCTTTCCCTTTTGTTTTTCTCTCCAGCTCTTCCACCAGAGTGTTCCAGCTTGCGCATTCCGGGCATTTTCCCAGCCAGCGCGGGGATTCAAAACCGCACTGCTGGCAAACATACTTGCTCTTCTGCTTTGACAATGGGCATACCCCGATTCATCGTTAAATTTTACCTTAACCCCGTCAACTAACCGGGCTGGCCGCCTTAATCACGATTTCGCCGTCCCGGGCGTCGACTATAACCTGCTCCCCTTTCCGGAAGGTTGCCTTCAACATCTCTTCGGACAACCTGTCTTCCACCAGGTTTTGAATAGCCCGGCGCAGCGGCCTGGCGCCGAATGTCGGGTTGTATCCTTCCTTGATGATGAGTTCCTTGGCGGAATCGGTCACCTGCACGATTATATCCTGTTCAGCGAGCCGCTTGATCAGGTTGTTTACCATCAGGGTAACGATCTGCTTGAGGTGTTCCTGATTCAAGGGATGGAAAACGATGATGTCTTCGACCCGGTTCAAGAATTCCGGGCGAAAGGCTTTTTTAATCTCTTCCATGATCCTGTTCTTCATCCGCCTATATTCGTCTTTTTCCGTATCGCCGGCCGTAAAACCTACGGTGGCCTCTTTCCTGAGCGTCGTTGCCCCAACATTTGAGGTCATAATGATGACGGTATTGCGGAAATTGACCGTGCGCCCCTTGGCATCGGTCAGACGGCCATCCTCCATCACCTGGAGCAGGGTGTTGAAAACATCGCTGTGCGCCTTCTCTATTTCGTCCAGCAGGACGACGGAATAGGGCCTGCGCCTGACCGCTTCCGTCAACTGCCCGCCTTCATCGTATCCAACATAACCGGGAGGCGCTCCGATCAGCCTGGCCACAGTATGCTTTTCCATATACTCCGACATATCAAGCCTGATCATGGCATCCTCGTCGCCAAAAAGTATCTCGGCCAGCGCTTTGGCAACTTCCGTTTTGCCGACCCCGGTAGGCCCGGCAAAAATAAAGGAACCGATGGGACGTTTGGGGTCCTTAAGACCGGCCCTGGCTCTCCGGATCGCACTGGAGACCGCTTTAATGGCCTCGTCCTGACCCACAATTCTCTGGTGAAGGACCTCTTCCATCTTCAAGAGCCTTTCCGACTCTTCCTGGGCCAACCTCTGCACAGGGATACCCGTCCAGCTCGACACGACATGAGCAATGTCGTCTTCAGTTACATATTGAATCTCCTTATTTTTTTCTTGTTCCCACGTTGCCTTTATCTCCTCCAGCTCTTTGCGGGCTTTTTGCTCCGCATCGCGCAGTTCGGCTGCTTTCTCGTATTCCTGGGCCATTATGGCCGCCTCTTTTTCCTTGTTCAGGTTCTCGATGTTCAATTCCAGGGTGCGAATATCGGGGGGACAGGTATGCACCTTCAGCCTGACCCTCGACGCCGCTTCGTCCACCAGGTCAATGGCTTTGTCGGGGAGAAAACGATCAGTAATGTAACGATCGGAAAACTCCGCAGCCGCCCTGATCGCCTCGTCCGTTATTTTTACCCGGTGGTGAGCTTCGTAAAGATCCCTCAACCCCATAAGGATAGCTATTGTCTCCTCTTTGGTCGGTTCGGCGACCATAATTGGCTGAAAACGCCTTTCCAGGGCCGGGTCTTTCTCCACATGCTTGCGGTACTCGTCCAGGGTGGTTGCGCCGATAGCCTGCAGTTCTCCCCTAGCCAGCGCCGGTTTGAGAATGTTGGAAGCGTCAATGGCCCCCTCCGCGGCGCCGGCGCCAATGAGAGTATGCATCTCATCGATGAAAACAATCACGTTCCCGGCCGTCCTTATTTCTTCCATCACTCTTTTCAACCGTTCCTCAAAATCGCCGCGGTATTTGGAACCAGCCACCAGCGCGGCCATATCCAGCGCCACAACTCTTTTTCCCTTTATTGTTTCAGGAACCTGTCCCTTTTCAATACGCTGGGCCAAGCCTTCAACAATGGCCGTCTTACCCACGCCTGGTTCACCAATCAGCACTGGATTATTTTTCGTTCTCCGGCTCAGAACCTGGATTACTCTTTCTATTTCCTTGTCACGCCCGATAACCGGGTCTATTTTTCCTTCCTGCGAGAGATGGGTAAGGTCACGGCCGTATTCATTAAGGCTGGGCGTCTGGGTATTCCTGTTCGCTCCCTTTTTCCCAGTCATATTGTTGTTTACCGGTGCAGGAGTACCCCCTAACAAAGCGAGGACCTGCTTGCGGATAGCCTCGGCTGAAACACCCAGGTCTGAAAGCACCTGGGCAGCAACGCCTTCTCCCTCTCTAACCAAACCCAGGAGGAGATGCTCCGTGCCGACGTAGTTGACCCCCCATTTCTGGGCTTCATCGTTGGCCAGTTCAAACACCTTTTTTACTCTCGGAGTTATACCGATTTCCTCCGGGGTCTCCCTTCCCGGCGCAACAAGCTCTTTTACGGCCTTCCTTACCGTGTTGAGGTCCAACCCAAGATTAGTGAGAGACTTGGCTCCGATCCCTTCGCTCTCCCTGATTAAACCCAAAAGCAAGTGTTCGGTACCCACCGCGGGGTGCCCTAACGACTTCGCCTCTTCCCTGGCTAAATATACCACATGCTGGGCCCGCTGAGTAAATCTCGCAAACATTTTTTACCCCCTCTTTTTGTTAAGCTTTTCTTTAAACAGTTTTGCTCTCGCCGCATCCCTTTCCGCCGCTTCCATGTCTTTTCCCGTAAAGCTCTGTAAAAAACCCGGCTGGGAGGAAACCATCAGTTCGTTCAGTTCACGTATGCCTAGATTGATTTTCAGCAATCCCAAACTAACGCCCAGCCTAATATCAGACAGCAGGTTCAATGCCTCCTGGGAGCTTAAGGTCGCGGCGTTCGTCAAAATGCCATAGGCCCTTCCAACCCGGTCTTCCACTTGTAACGGCGTTTCTTTGAGAAGTATTTTCCGGGTCTCCTCTTCCTTTTCGATAATCTGCCGGGTCACTGAGGCCAGGTTTTGAATTATTTCCGATTCTTTCTGGCCGAGTGTTATCTGGTTGGATACTTGAAATATATAACCCGTGGCTTCCGTGCCTTCGCCGTATAGACCCCTGACCACAAGCCCCAACTGCCCAAGAGCGCTGAAAATCCTGGATGCCTGTCTCGTAGCCGTCAGGGCCGGCAGGTGAACCATCACGCTTGCCCGCAAGCCTGTTCCCGCATTGGTGGGGCAGCAGGTCAAATATCCCCTTTCCTCGTCAAAGGCATACTCCAGCCGGCTTTCCAACAGGTCGTCGACCTTATCGGCTTTTTCCCACGCTTCTTCCAACTGCAGTCCAGTCAAGATGACCTGTATCCTGATGTGGTCCTCTTCATTGATCATAATGCTTACTGATTCGTTCTCGCTGACCAGCAAGCCTTTATTGGGCCTGTTTTCCGCATGTTCCCGGCTGATAAGATGTTTTTCGAGCAGTATCTGTTTTTGTAAGGAAGGCAATTCATCCATCCTGTAAAAATGCAGCCTGTCCCAACCTTCCAATTCCAAGGACTCAGCCGCCTTTTTCACTCTTTCCAAAACCGCATAGCTGCTGGTTTCATTTTGAAAAGGCGGCATGGGCAGTTTATCAAGGTTACGGGCCAGCCTTATCCGCGAACTGATGACTATGTCCCCGTGGGGACCTTCCCCACCGGTCCAACCGCTGGCAGGGCTGGATACAATTTTCTCGATCACCTTTCCTCACCCCTTGCCATTTTCTCTTCCAGTTCTTTTATTCTATCACGGATCTGGGCGGCCTCTTCATACCTTTCGTTTTCCACTGCCCGTTTCAAGCTGTTTTTAAGTTCCCCCACCTCTCTCTTTAAGACAACTGAAAACCCCAGGCGTTTCGGCACCTTGCCGGTATGCCGGCTTGTGCCGTGAATTTTTCGCAAGATGGGTTCAAGGCGGATGGAAAAATGCTTGTAGCATTCGCTACATCCAACGTACCCCGTCTCTCCAATTTTGCGATATGAATTAAAGCAGTTGGGGCATTTATCGTCAGCTTCACGTTTATCAAACCCGACCTGCTGTGTTAAAAACCCCAACAGGTTGCTAAGGTTGTGCATGGGAAACTGGGGGGGGAACCCCACATTTATCTTCATTTCTTGAGCGCACTGCTCGCAAAGGTGAGTCTCATGCTTTTCTCCGTTGATTATTTGAGTAATGTGGACATTCGCCGGTTTCTGGTGACACCTCTGGCACTCCATTCTTATGCACCCTCCCTAAAGATCATTGCGGCTCAACGCCGCCAGAGCGGCCTGCAGTATTCTGGACCGGATGATGTCGCGTTCGGGTAATTCAAGCTGCAAGGTGTTCCGGTCAATGGCCGCTCTCAAAATATGGTATTCGCGCGCAGTGATTATTTGTTCCTCTTTCAACCGCTTGAGCAGGCCTTCCGCTTCCCACTGGTCGATTTCCAGGCCGATGTTTTCGAAGATGTCCTGAATTGTTGAATCATTGCTCGACCAGGAGAGCTTAACTATTCTAAGATACCCGCCTCCTCCCCTACGGCTTTCTACAAGATAGCCCTGGGCAGGAGTGAACCGGGTGCTTAAAACATAATTGATTTGGGAAGGAACGCAGCGAAAAACCTCCGCCAGCTCGCTGCGCTGTATTTCCACGAAATTGTGCTGTTCGAGGAGTCTTTTAATGTAATTTTCTATCCTTTGGGATAAACTCATTCCTGTCACCTGACCTTTGCTGACCTTTCGTTAATATTATACCAGATTACATCAAAAATAAATCAACCTCTTTACGCTTTATATTCTTTCATTATCCTTATTTTTTAGCCGCAACTGATATAATTCCTAACCATTCCTCACCTTTGCTTTGACTCACATATATTTTTGGTTCTCCGGCAGGATTTTTGTCGTCATGTAAAGAATTATAGAGCGAACGCTCATCGTTGATGAGTATATGGGGGGTTGTGTATGCGAATAAACGGCTCGCAGGAACTGCTGCTTAAATTTAAGGATGTTTCGCCTTATATTAATCTTATCCTGGAAGAAGATGTGGGTATTTTTGTATATGATCTAAATGAATTGCTGATATATATTCCCAGCGCCAACATTGACCTTGGCATAAAAGCGGGAAGTCCAGTAATCGAAGGTACTATTCCGGACCGCTGCATGAAGAGCGGAAATAGGATAGTAACTATTATCAGCAAGGAAAAATCAAGGTTGAATATCCCCTATTTGAGCTGCGCAACCCCAGTATTCGAAGGCACAAAAGTAATAGGATGTATCATTACCAACCAGAACCTGAATATTTATAACAACATCTGCGAAGCATCTCAACAGCTTAGTCTTTCTTCACAGGATTTGCTCGCTTCCATGGAAGAAATGACTGCCCAGGCTCAACAGCTGAACGAGACCACCCGAACCCTGGATGAACTGGGCAAAGCCATTCACCAGGAAATAATGGATACTGATAATATCGTGGAATTTGTCAACAGAATCATCAAACAAACTAACCTGCTGGGACTAAACGCGGCAATCGAAGCATCTCACTTGGGTAACCTTGGGCAGGGGTTCGGAGTTGTGGCCAAAGAAATAAGAAAATTAGCTCAGGAAAGCGCTCGCTCAGTTAAAGAAATAACGGAATCCATCAGACATATACAGGCAAAAACGACCGGGTTTTCTGTGCAGGTCAACCAGATTCAAGAAGCTGTGGGAAAACTGGCAGCAGTATCAGAAGAGGTGACAGCAGCCAGTGTTCTCCTGTCTGAAACGG
Encoded here:
- a CDS encoding DUF1573 domain-containing protein; this translates as MAELHCEDFQQTVSNFLLRHQSILDLLSKSFETMSRVNRAITKSVTTCGCLRVHAEKKPLPREASLQDLKELFSSHLEGQLCDNCREIIINEMGKNLFYFTALCDTLGIGLQEVLEQENSKVMTLGKFNMT
- the radA gene encoding DNA repair protein RadA → MSKQKSKYVCQQCGFESPRWLGKCPECASWNTLVEELERKTKGKDRGKDGVLKPKPLSEVMPLETQRLDMGMSEFNRVLGGGLVPGTLVLLAGDPGIGKSTLLMQAAAHVAGSGKKVLFISGEESAQQIKLRAGRMGLGNAGILVWPETDLETIEEEVRILLPSLVVVDSIQTVYMAELAAAPGSIGQIREAAARLLSLAKNLHIPIIIVGHVTKDGIVAGPRVLEHMVDTVLYFEGERQYQYRILRANKNRFGSTFELGVFEMSGRGLVEVLNPSQAFLAERSLFSPGSVVAACMEGSRPLLVEIQALVSQSSFGQPRRMTAGADFNRVNLIIAVLEKRVGLNLAGQDAYVNIAGGIKIQEPALDLGVAIALASSFKNKPCLADLAVMGEIGLTGEVRGVPYLQQRLQEAKKMGFRHCIAPVHSYKEAVAEGLNVYGVKTVGEALEAAWK
- a CDS encoding ATP-dependent Clp protease ATP-binding subunit — encoded protein: MFARFTQRAQHVVYLAREEAKSLGHPAVGTEHLLLGLIRESEGIGAKSLTNLGLDLNTVRKAVKELVAPGRETPEEIGITPRVKKVFELANDEAQKWGVNYVGTEHLLLGLVREGEGVAAQVLSDLGVSAEAIRKQVLALLGGTPAPVNNNMTGKKGANRNTQTPSLNEYGRDLTHLSQEGKIDPVIGRDKEIERVIQVLSRRTKNNPVLIGEPGVGKTAIVEGLAQRIEKGQVPETIKGKRVVALDMAALVAGSKYRGDFEERLKRVMEEIRTAGNVIVFIDEMHTLIGAGAAEGAIDASNILKPALARGELQAIGATTLDEYRKHVEKDPALERRFQPIMVAEPTKEETIAILMGLRDLYEAHHRVKITDEAIRAAAEFSDRYITDRFLPDKAIDLVDEAASRVRLKVHTCPPDIRTLELNIENLNKEKEAAIMAQEYEKAAELRDAEQKARKELEEIKATWEQEKNKEIQYVTEDDIAHVVSSWTGIPVQRLAQEESERLLKMEEVLHQRIVGQDEAIKAVSSAIRRARAGLKDPKRPIGSFIFAGPTGVGKTEVAKALAEILFGDEDAMIRLDMSEYMEKHTVARLIGAPPGYVGYDEGGQLTEAVRRRPYSVVLLDEIEKAHSDVFNTLLQVMEDGRLTDAKGRTVNFRNTVIIMTSNVGATTLRKEATVGFTAGDTEKDEYRRMKNRIMEEIKKAFRPEFLNRVEDIIVFHPLNQEHLKQIVTLMVNNLIKRLAEQDIIVQVTDSAKELIIKEGYNPTFGARPLRRAIQNLVEDRLSEEMLKATFRKGEQVIVDARDGEIVIKAASPVS
- a CDS encoding protein arginine kinase translates to MIEKIVSSPASGWTGGEGPHGDIVISSRIRLARNLDKLPMPPFQNETSSYAVLERVKKAAESLELEGWDRLHFYRMDELPSLQKQILLEKHLISREHAENRPNKGLLVSENESVSIMINEEDHIRIQVILTGLQLEEAWEKADKVDDLLESRLEYAFDEERGYLTCCPTNAGTGLRASVMVHLPALTATRQASRIFSALGQLGLVVRGLYGEGTEATGYIFQVSNQITLGQKESEIIQNLASVTRQIIEKEEETRKILLKETPLQVEDRVGRAYGILTNAATLSSQEALNLLSDIRLGVSLGLLKINLGIRELNELMVSSQPGFLQSFTGKDMEAAERDAARAKLFKEKLNKKRG
- a CDS encoding UvrB/UvrC motif-containing protein, with protein sequence MECQRCHQKPANVHITQIINGEKHETHLCEQCAQEMKINVGFPPQFPMHNLSNLLGFLTQQVGFDKREADDKCPNCFNSYRKIGETGYVGCSECYKHFSIRLEPILRKIHGTSRHTGKVPKRLGFSVVLKREVGELKNSLKRAVENERYEEAAQIRDRIKELEEKMARGEER
- a CDS encoding CtsR family transcriptional regulator; amino-acid sequence: MSLSQRIENYIKRLLEQHNFVEIQRSELAEVFRCVPSQINYVLSTRFTPAQGYLVESRRGGGGYLRIVKLSWSSNDSTIQDIFENIGLEIDQWEAEGLLKRLKEEQIITAREYHILRAAIDRNTLQLELPERDIIRSRILQAALAALSRNDL
- a CDS encoding methyl-accepting chemotaxis protein codes for the protein MTAQAQQLNETTRTLDELGKAIHQEIMDTDNIVEFVNRIIKQTNLLGLNAAIEASHLGNLGQGFGVVAKEIRKLAQESARSVKEITESIRHIQAKTTGFSVQVNQIQEAVGKLAAVSEEVTAASVLLSETAKNLSKISKEMYRITT